A portion of the Gigantopelta aegis isolate Gae_Host chromosome 10, Gae_host_genome, whole genome shotgun sequence genome contains these proteins:
- the LOC121383348 gene encoding uncharacterized protein LOC121383348, translating to MRAVIPKTCVAKTQVMVKDGENTGRVPAIQLNPRPVPKKQQVVLPTVSTPPKFSSQQVPEPPKKCHDSIAEALINVQNIFQTVWETIDHWCTAIQSAIKEPTSEITRNSEMVLEKLVPLVTDLRHKYHLCLSFPPLDIRNRRAEFDDLCNHLRLFFTTLNMDSTHSTAVMTDDLLVFFGTLDKRPTLQAGLSQLDVMIQALYECVKRMPD from the exons ATGAGGGCTGTCATTCCCAAAACATGTGTAGCTAAGACGCAGGTCATGGTGAAAGATGGTGAGAATACCGGAAGAGTTCCAGCCATTCAGCTGAATCCCCGCCCAGTGCCAAAGAAACAGCAGGTTGTCCTGCCGACAGTGTCAACACCGCCAAAG TTTTCCAGTCAGCAAGTGCCTGAGCCACCAAAGAAGTGTCACGACTCGATAGCAGAGGCTTTGATTAATGTTCAGAATATATTCCAGACCGTATGGGAAACAATAGACCATTGGTG TACTGCAATACAAAGTGCCATCAAGGAGCCTACCTCTGAGATTACGAGGAACTCAGAAATGGTCCTGGAGAAACTAGTACCATTAGTGACAGACCTACGCCACAAGTACCACCT GTGTCTTTCATTTCCACCTCTTGACATCCGCAACAGAAGAGCTGAGTTTGATGACTTGTGCAATCATCTCAGACTGTTCTTCACCACTCTCAACATG GATTCTACGCATAGCACTGCTGTCATGACAGATGATCTGTTGGTGTTTTTTGGAACACTGGATAAGAG aCCTACGCTACAGGCAGGACTTAGCCAACTTGACGTAATGATCCAGGCTCTCTATGAGTGTGTGAAGCGGATGCCAGACTGA
- the LOC121383601 gene encoding transcriptional protein SWT1-like, with translation MSHPANTKPPLRTSASAIKKLTLPFGWIVKQSSSFPDRIYYFNTNTGVSTWEVPELVKPYLTLQDKQHATRCTGDSWDPCFSPCYESENDGSPFSGGGGSDVDYRVSDPVFSAFQKNIYENMRSQAPADDHGAHYSAQDVDLRKGLMPHFSHSTTTGSVSRDKPNISSPSAEALAKFDKDERREENMPKRALNYEQVYSVSNLLSNLRQQPTDKKYNDSNKTVKQSNPDKNKNNSKRESLDVKTSTSSDVQHSVVVQSNLSSTVFVPFHVKSSNFTKSDAVSKRNSSWSSRNVKEKLSKTISVKSQGSLYVKSRGSHMQEAKEKTLPLDVSLKSKSLSSKSKQPISYEDFCAHDDLPTTFGCNSPKKLKSTKRRQIINSKKVEKVAADPTDLRHKLASRDQRQEMKQDKPNSNTESCKLLDLSHPDGRKPWTQKRKSSEFSEDLESKSFKNSKLTTTVVQSVCESREKVSQSASHKTDAVKKPKSSVSASLKTSEVDKWQPVPVDRNSDKQESRKNKLLDPHQLVVLNKNNSGKTLLQRAIHGKVTKVTKRNNAVSDIRNVIADMGTIKKVISVKPVTQECTSSDHFNRSEIQAAVQSWVDVSSARVNPDTSRTAASCSTTFETEEADRRIVVPSCTVSPFFVNDREYLTGHSCSPMVDASLCVNEDLRDDVCDMEVDEEDPQMIVDKLREFRQELKFHQNEAVGELTQTVSSNSAEVKEESKSSKLVDKTLYIVIDTNILIHDLKFVTELRDTKLKGFGLPYLLIPWVVMQELDCLKDAKPQYMSLRGQRKAQLAVSYLFACFQSRHPRVQGQSSKKASETLESLRIECNDDRVLQAVHQCMKDNPHSCVVLLSGDKNLCNKAIVNGIDVFGRETLLKGLSNLLNNCHKSGLTSLAVKSPGCFAASPSRICDDDLSPISQNISSPSAVPSAHSQMEIVDDVLCSAKVVIRDGFGTVLQTEMEEAFGNMWLQIVYKKPPWSAYDVMMCFQKHWIAVFGLVFNRRLLNSVAEMVTKLSPTEGLQMEGLSELLREALVLLSEFKKKSE, from the exons ATGTCCCATCCCGCAAACACCAAGCCTCCACTGAGAACCTCGGCCAGTGCAATAAAGAAACTCACTTTGCCGTTTGGTTGGATTGTCAAACAGTCCTCCTCCTTCCCGGACCGCATCTACTACTTCAACACAAACACAGGGGTGTCAACGTGGGAGGTGCCTGAACTCGTCAAGCCTTATTTG ACTCTCCAAGATAAGCAGCATGCAACTCGATGCACTGGTGATAGCTGGGATCCCTGCTTTTCACCATGTTATGAATCTGAAAATGATGGTTCACCGTTTAGTGGTGGAGGAGGCAGTGATGTGGACTACCGTGTGTCTGATCCAGTGTTTAGTGCATTCCAGAAAAACATCTACGAGAACATGAGATCACAGGCTCCTGCTGATGACCACGGTGCTCATTATTCTGCCCAGGATGTAGATCTGAGGAAGGGTCTCATGCCTCATTTTTCACATTCCACCACAACTGGAAGCGTTTCTCGTGACAAACCTAACATTTCTTCACCGAGTGCTGAAGCATTAGCAAAGTTTGACAAGGACGAACGGAGGGAAGAAAATATGCCAAAACGAGCACTGAATTATGAGCAGGTCTACAGTGTTTCAAATCTTTTATCAAATCTACGACAACAACCAactgataaaaaatataatgacTCTAATAAGACTGTAAAGCAGAGTAAtccagataaaaataaaaacaattctaaaAGGGAATCATTAGATGTTAAAACCTCCACATCAAGTGATGTTCAGCATTCGGTTGTCGTCCAGTCCAATCTTTCTTCTACAGTCTTTGTACCATTTCATGTCAAGTCGTCAAATTTTACAAAGTCTGATGCCGTAAGTAAAAGAAACAGTTCTTGGTCCTCACGTAATGTAAAGGAAAAGTTGTCAAAAACCATTTCTGTCAAATCTCAGGGATCACTTTATGTCAAATCTCGGGGATCACATATGCAAGAGGCTAAAGAAAAAACACTTCCCTTAGATGTTTCTTTAAAGTCCAAATCTTTGTCTTCTAAATCGAAACAACCAATCTCTTATGAAGATTTTTGTGCTCATGATGACCTTCCTACAACATTTGGTTGTAATTCACCAAAGAAATTAAAAAGTACAAAAAGAAGACAAATCATTAATTCTAAAAAGGTTGAAAAGGTGGCGGCGGATCCTACAGATTTGAGACATAAATTGGCAAGTAGAGATCAGAGGCAGGAAATGAAGCAAGACAAACCTAACAGTAACACTGAATCTTGTAAACTGCTGGATTTATCACATCCAGATGGCAGAAAGCCATGGACCCAAAAACGTAAGAGTTCAGAGTTTTCTGAGGATCTGGAatccaaaagttttaaaaatagcaaattGACCACCACAGTAGTTCAgtcagtttgtgaatccagagaAAAAGTATCTCAGTCAGCTAGTCATAAAACTGACGCAGTTAAGAAACCCAAATCGTCTGTATCAGCATCACTGAAAACTAGTGAGGTGGACAAATGGCAGCCAGTGCCTGTAGATAGGAACAGTGACAAGCAAGAAAGTAGAAAGAACAAGTTGCTCGATCCACATCAGTTGGTAGTTctgaacaaaaacaattctGGTAAAACATTGTTGCAAAGAGCAATTCATGGGAAAGTTACAAAGGTTACCAAAAGAAATAATGCAGTATCTGATATTCGGAATGTCATTGCTGACATGGGTACTATTAAAAAGGTAATTTCTGTAAAACCAGTGACACAGGAATGTACCTCCAGTGATCATTTCAACAGATCTGAAATACAGGCAGCTGTACAGTCATGGGTTGATGTCAGTAGTGCACGAGTGAACCCTGACACCAGTAGGACTGCTGCTTCTTGCAGTACGACTTTTGAAACGGAAGAGGCTGATCGAAGGATTGTGGTTCCCAGTTGCACTGTATCTCCCTTCTTTGTGAATGACAGGGAATATTTGACTGGTCATAGTTGTTCACCCATGGTAGATGCATCTTTATGTGTAAATG AAGACTTGAGGGATGATGTCTGTGACATGGAAGTGGATGAGGAAGACCCCCAAATGATTGTTGAT aaGCTTCGAGAATTCAGACAAGAGTTAAAATTTCATCAGAATGAG GCAGTGGGTGAACTAACCCAGACAGTGTCGAGTAACTCTGCAGAGGTCAAGGAAGAATCCAAGTCATCCAAACTTGTTGACAAG actCTCTATATTGTGATAGACACAAATATTCTCATACATGATCTGAAGTTTGTTACAGAACTTCGGGATACAAAACTTAAAG gtTTTGGTCTGCCATATCTTCTTATTCCGTGGGTTGTTATGCAAGAGTTGGATTGTCTCAAAGATGCTAAACCACAGTATATG TCTCTGCGTGGACAGCGGAAGGCTCAATTGGCAGTGTCctatttgtttgcttgtttcCAGTCCAGACATCCTCGAGTTCAGGGACAAAGCTCAAAAAAG GCAAGTGAAACTCTTGAGAGTTTACGGATTGAATGTAATGATGACCGTGTTCTGCAAGCAGTTCATCAGTGCATGAAGGACA ATCCTCATTCATGTGTGGTACTGCTGTCTGGAGATAAAAACCTGTGCAATAAGGCTATTGTGAATGGCATTGACGTCTTTGGAAGAGAG ACTCTGTTGAAAGGCCTATCAAATCTTCTGAACAACTGTCACAAAAGTGGACTTACATCATTGGCTGTTAAAAGTCCAG GATGTTTTGCAGCATCACCAAGTAGAATATGTGATGATGACCTCTCTCCCATCTCACAAAACATCTCGTCACCTTCAGCTGTCCCATCTGCTCACTCACAGATGGAAATT GTAGATGACGTCTTGTGTTCAGCCAAGGTTGTCATCAGAGATGGATTTGGCACTGTGCTCCAGACTGAGATGGAGGAGGCGTTTGGAAACATGTG GCTTCAGATTGTGTATAAGAAACCACCATGGTCTGCCTATGATGTGATGATGTGCTTTCAGAA GCATTGGATAGCAGTTTTTGGTTTAGTGTTCAACAGAAGATTGTTGAATTCTGTAGCTGAAATGGTGACCAAGCTCTCTCCTACAGAAG GTTTGCAAATGGAAGGCCTTAGTGAATTGCTGCGAGAAGCCCTGGTCCTCCTCAgtgaatttaaaaagaaatcagaGTAA